The following coding sequences lie in one Lolium perenne isolate Kyuss_39 chromosome 2, Kyuss_2.0, whole genome shotgun sequence genomic window:
- the LOC139835103 gene encoding F-box protein At3g07870-like codes for MVVGACNGMLCLCNDARPGGAITLLNPATTDILALPPIACAGLFRRHNTRRRGRSWHQAYSFGYHHATGQYKVVHVPCFFKTKETLHVFTLGEASWRDLLGHRGVEGEYHVF; via the coding sequence ATGGTCGTCGGCGCCTGCAACGGCATGCTCTGCCTGTGCAACGACGCCAGACCCGGCGGCGCCATCACCCTGCTTAACCCGGCCACCACCGACATCCTCGCCCTCCCGCCGATCGCGTGCGCCGGCCTGTTCAGACGCCACAACACACGTCGCCGTGGCCGGAGCTGGCACCAAGCATACAGCTTCGGCTACCACCACGCGACGGGGCAGTACAAGGTCGTGCACGTCCCGTGCTTCTTCAAGACCAAGGAGACGCTCCATGTGTTCACGTTGGGGGAGGCCTCCTGGAGGGATCTACTGGGTCACCGAGGGGTCGAAGGAGAATATCATGTCTTTTGA